One Aegilops tauschii subsp. strangulata cultivar AL8/78 chromosome 2, Aet v6.0, whole genome shotgun sequence genomic window, TATGTTATACGGAGTACTATATACGTGACGGAGTTCATATTTTCTCTCTCTGAATTGGAGATTACCCTCAGCCTCTGTATAttcattttattaattatttacATAGACTTTACAAAGTAGTACATCAGGTAGTCTGAAGCCACCATTTTAGCAACAACTGTCGCTACTCCCATTCACTTGATGAAAGGATGCCGATAGTCCGAGTccaataccaaacagacatcgcaccaaAGCCTAACGATTAAAGCCGGAGGCCCCAACCGAGTTACATACTGTGTTTCGGGTACAAACTGGTCCGACACATTCTTATGGGTCATCGCCGCCGTCTTCCACCAATCCATCCTCAGAGCAAAAACTAACGCACCGACCTCGTTAGAcctctctgccatcgacgccaccatgacaccagacagcctcctcctcctgcgcgagtcgaTCTCCGCGCATCGAACGCCGAGTCTCCACTGCGCCATGCCGCCAAGATCCCTGCCATCAATAAGTAAGATGGAACACCACTCCACCAAAGAAGCCTTCCATTGGTCCCTCGAGTATGTGTACATCTCCAAAAATGACGACCCTAAGGGGGAAACGACACCAGAgcgccgccgtcatccgatctaCTGATTTAGGGTTTCTCCCGGAGTTAGCGGACAGAGGTACGGAGCTTCTTCACGGCGATGCCTTCTAGAAGGTAACAACAGAAAATTGTGCCACCATCGCCGGTCTTGGTAACAAGCCGAGAACGAGGTTTTCACCCAAATCCGCTCGACGAACCTCCATCTCGCATCGTGCGCACAAACCGCCACCGATCTCCGCTGCCGCGGAGCGAGCAAGCCACTCTGGCCAGATCAAATCTGACGGAGGGCCAACGACGCCCGCAGCCGACCAATCCACCAAAGCcctccacgccgccgccgccgatccgaGGTGTCGCAATGCCGCGGCCatccgccgccgctcgccgccgggAGCGAGCCACCGCCGCGGAGGCTTGGATCCGGAGCACACTTCCGCTCACCCGGGTGCGCGCCACCCTCACGCGCGAGAAGGAGAGGCTCCTCCGCTACTGCCGTCAACCGCCCGGGCTTAGCCCGGCGGCTTCCTCCAGGCGGCGGAGGGGAGGGATGGGAGGGGGAGTGACCGGCGGCTTCCTCCAGCGACGGCAGAGGGGAGGGATGGGAAGGGGAATGACCGGCGGCAAAGGTTTGGGCTCCTCGGCCGCCCGCGCGGGGGcggcggagaggagaggaagggaggaagcagcgggcggcggcggcgctctcaCGCGACGGAGCTCATAATTTGCGCTTACGTCATACGCGACGGAATTCATAATCTGCGCTTATGACATAGGCGACGGAGTTCATATCTGAGCCGGAAGGCTAGCTTGTATATATATGGCGAAGAGTAGGGGGCACCAATCCAAGTCCAACACCCTTTCCTCGACGGTCGAAAGAAGACGGCGATGGCAGCGCTCGCCGCTCGCAAACATGCTCCGGTTGACCTGGCTCGGCTTCACCCTTGACGCCGCCTTCCGTGAACCAAGCATCTTGGGCGCGATGATACAGTGGCTCTTGCTTGGAGTGCGGATTTTCAGAGGCCGAGCCACAGGCAGGCCGGTATCGTGGACGTTGGTTTGGGCATTGGGATATGCAGCCCCGTCAGTGTGTGGCAGGCCTATGGAGTGAAATACAGCCCACGATACGGCTAGCGGATTGTAGGCATATTGTGTGCGGCCCATCAGAACTGACTGTGCCCCCGTGTCATTTGCTTGGACCAAGGTCAGGGCCCATGACCAGTCGTTCGAAACAGCACATGTGAGAGAATCTTCTCCAACACACCCCCTCGCACGCCGGGGCTGCGTTGGATAAACGAGAGCCACATAGCGGGTCGTCTCCCCCGTCCCAATCTGCATCAGTTCGTCGAACAGCGGCGGCCGTGCTGTTCTGTCGCCGGCCGGATGTCTACCAATGGCGTTGAGGTTAACAGGTACGTTTTGTTCCCCTCTCCGGCAAACAGCCATTTGTAGAAACTGGCATTGATTTTAGGTATTCCTGACTGATTTGCGGCTCCGTCGATTCACAGGATGTGTGCTGCGCCCGGGGCGATGAGCAGTTCTTTCTTCCCAGTGGAGTCACAGGATTCCATGAGCGTCCTAAACGGCGCTGTCTGTGCCGCCGGCTGTGCGCGGCCGCCTGTGGATGCAGGGGTGGGCAAGGTGTGCTCTGAAGCCACCAGCGGCTGGACGCGCAGGTCAGTGAAAATCAATCACCTCTATTTCTTTTTTGTCTGTTGTTCTGCAATCTTAAATCTGGACCATTTCTACGTTCTTAGGCATAGAAACGTGCTGATTGGTGTATGCGTGGTATATGTTGTTGTTTGGGTTCACTAACGAGGCACATTATATTCGGATGTAGCGGCGAAGCAGTTTATTTCCATATTTGTTAGGTTCCCAGGCACGTAAAATTTTGGCAGTGAGCTATGGGGTTTACTGTTGCTGAAGTTCATGAAGCATTAGAATTTGATTCAGGCTGGTCTGGACGGGTTGTTTAGTTTGAGAGAGTCTGTACTACTGATGTGTTCTCAATGCATTTTTCTAGGTTGGATTGCATAGTTGATTATATTTATGTGGATGCCAGTTGATTAGTCTACATGATGCCGGGAGCtgtttttgttgattttttagaAACTGTGAACTGCCCGTGCCGGATATGATATGCATGTTTGTTAATGTGTGTCGTGTCCCGCCGGCTCTTTATATGACTATTAGTGTACTTTCAAAAATAACAAGGTACTCATTAATTGTTTCGTGTGTGTCGTCTCATCCTGAGATGCTTATGCAGGGTCAGGGTTGGAAAAGCTCCCGAGGAGAGGGAGATGAATCCGAACAGGATATCAGCTCTGGAATTGTCTGTCCGTGCTTATGCAGAGAAGATGGATGGAACTGTTGTGTACCCAAGCATTGGGACAAGTTTTGACTCGTTGGATGAAGCTTATGAATTCTATAATCTGTATTCGTGGGAGTGCGGGTTTGGTGTTAGACTTGCCAAGAGCAGATTGAATGTTGAAAGGAAGAGATGCATGCAAGAGATTGTGTGTGCTTGTGCGGTATGTTAATTGAACAACTGGCAAATTTATTCGCATCCTAAGCTGTCTGATTTGTTCTGTCATTGTGTATCTTGTGCGACTGACGGCATTTCTTCTTGTCGTTTTATCTTTGCAGGGGAAACCGTTGAGGGAAAACAGCCGCTCGACCAGGTGCGGATGCAATGCCATGATTAGGCTGCTGCGGTCGAACGACAAGGGCTGGTATATAGCAGAACACAAGGATGATCATAACCACCCGTTGTCGTTGACCTGTGGCCAGAAAATGCATTGGAAGTCGCATAAGCATATAGACAGATACACAAAAGATCTAGTGAAACAGCTGAGAGACAACAATGTGGGGCTGGGGAAAGTGTTCAACATTGTTGGAAGTTTTTTCGGGACAGCGGATAAAGTGCCATTTACCAAGAGGTCTTTGAAGACTCTGTGCCGAAAGTTGAATAGAGAACAGTCTGACATGGATGCAGTCAAGAGGATGGCGGTTCTAGCTGAAATGAAAGCTAACGATCCTGACTTCAATTACATGGTGCAAGTGGATGGGGAGAGCAGGGTAAAGACACTAATGTGGGTAACAAGCAGAGGTTTTGACCAGTACAGGTGTTTCGGAGATGCAATCACATTTGATACAACTTACCGTACTAATCTTTATGACATGCCGTTTGGGTTGTTTGTTGGTGTAACAACCACTTCCAAAGCATAATTTTTGGTGGTGCCATGATGAGGGATGAGAAGGAGGACACGTTCAAGTGGATTTTTAAAGAGTTCATCCGTATGGTGGGCGGGAAACACCCACAAACAATCATAACTGGTTAGTATCCCTCTCGAGCTCTGTTTTTTTGCCACTGGATACATGCAGCTGTTTCTGTTGTACAGATAGTAGAGTTCTAACCAACTGATTGTGGGTTCGACTGTAACAATGCAGATCAAGCACGTGCGATGGAGCTGGCTATCGAGGCTAAATTACCAAACACAGTACACCATTGGTGCAAGTGGCATGTTCTGAAGAAAGCAAAGGAGTCGATGGGTGTGTTGTGGAGCAAGAACAGTGACTTTAAGATGGAGTTCCACAAGCTAGTCCATCACATGATCACAGAGGAAGAATTTGAAGCTGGTTGGCAGCAGATGCTGGAAAGGTACTCCCTGAAGAAGCATCCATTCTTGACGCAGATATATGAGGTGCGCCATAAGTGGGCAAAGCATTTTAGAGGAGTGTTTTGTGCGAAAATGACTAGCACACAACGGAGTGAGAGTGCAAATCACATGTTGAAAGGTTACATGCCGCCAGGGTGTCCTATGCACCTGTTTTTGAAACAATTTGAGAAACTCCAATTTGACAGGGAGTCGGAAGAGAGCTTCCAGGAGAAGAGAACATTGTTGGTAATTGTTCCCTTTGCAGATGCTACAGATTATGTGCATTCTGTCTCATGATAAAGATTTTGCCAATTACTAATATGTGGTGTGTTTGTTTTGCAGAATGGTGTGTCGCTTAGAAATAACCTGCCACTAGAGAGGCATGCTAGCAAGGTGTACACGAGAGCTATGTTTGAGAAGCTCGGTGAAGAGCTGTATAAGTGTGGTGCACATGTATTGGATGAGATTGTACCAAGGAAGGTTTACAGATCAACACATGTAGATGCTGCAGCAAGAGAGAAATGGAGTAAGGTTGAGTTCACAATCGAAGTGGATGATGAAGAGAGTTTTTTCAGTTGTGAATGCGGCATGTTTGAACACGCTGGGACCAGTTTTGGCATAACTACTTCGCAACATCGGCGTGCATGTGGCGTTTCCCCTCTTGGGAGCCGGTGCCGGCTTTGCTGGCTTTGCTGTGGGACATTCCTTAGAAGGGAAGCCAATTAGATTGCTCACTGGCAGCTCGGTCCGTACCTGTTGAGTTGCGAATATGGTCATTGCATGTCATGAATGAAAATGATTGCATTTCCAATAAGTAATCTATTTTAGCACTTGGGGGGGGACCATTGCACCATGGAAGGAAACTTCACCCGCACCAACATTGACTGTAATtttttccaccatcttcttcatcgCATCATAGTTGTACAGACCTATCCGCGGTGTTACACCTCGCAACATGTTTAGAACGCCTGGATCAAGACTATCTAGTACGAAAAGCTGTGATACAAAGCCCATTAGCCAAAACAAATGATCATATGAATCTGAATAACATCAAAAAGTACGGAAAAAACATTATTCATGAAGATCAAGAAAAACAGAGTGAAAAATACCTGCAGGAACAGATGACAGCCAACTATGTGGACAGTTGGGTTTCTCTTGGACACAGCTGCTTTGAACTTCCTCACAGCTTGGAACAGATGCTTCAGTACATATCCTCCCCAATTCCAATCCTTTATCTTGCTGATATCATTCAGTGCAGCCCAAAAGTCTATCGATATATAATCGTGCTTAGCAGTAGGAGCAAGTACATGACCGactacaaaaataacaaatgcaaTCTTGAAACAGTCCTTCTCTATCTGTGTGGATGATTCTGTGATGGCTCGATTTAAGTACGCCTCAGCCGCTTTAAGACTGTGCGTGCCTTTTTCGCTAAATGATGCAGCCACACGCGTGTACTCAATACATGCTTCTGACGGCTCCACGCCTTCACCTTCTATGACTGTATTGCCACATGGGATGCCAAAAACATAATTAAAGTGTCGGTCACGTAATTCAAGCACACCTTGGCCCTCTAAATTTATTATGCTGgaatctacatcaaccctatccATTAGGTAAGCGATGTACTTAAGGCTGGTCTTCTGCCATGATTTGAGCTCTAGCATTCCATCGAATCCGGTTTCCTTGATTAACTGTCGCTTAAAATCACTAAACTGGCCTATGACCGAACCAACTTTGAGCAAAGAAAGCTTGCGCGTAAAGCACGGCGTGCCTGGCAAACCTGATGAACCACCGGATCCATCACAGTCGCTATTCCAATCTTCAGGTGACTGCTCACTGTTCTCTACTCGATTGATAACCATAGCTGCTTGAATCCCACTAAATAAATCGGAAATCTTCACCCTCCAAAACTAAGGCCCCTTGAATAGAAATCCTATATGATGAGAGCAAGATCTAAGAACAGTGAGGAGCGAGCATTACAACCGAACATGTAAATGCTGGAGGTGCGGTCGTGGTGAGTACCTCTTGCTTACTCAGGCTGTTACCCCGGCTGACTGACGGAGGAGGGTAAGCCTCGCCGCCGTCGACCAGCTCCACGGCGAGGGGGCTGTTCGTCCGCCTTTGCTCCGTCTGGTGGATTCTCCTTGGGCGGCGAAGAACAGAGACACAGGTCTGCCTTGACTCTGCCTGAGGTGGGTGGGGCGAGGTAGATGACAGGGAGGAGGGGTGAAAGGGCGTAGTAAATTGTGTGACGGGACGTCTCGGGGGAAAGCGACCCGGCCTGGACGGATGGGTGCTGTTCCACGAAACCTGCACCTCGCGTTTATCCGTCTCGCTAATTGAGTTATTTGGGTTAAAGTAAACATATCAGCGTGATGCCGATCATTTTTCTGTGTGCATAAAAAACACTGATCTGGTAAATGATGCTGACTATAAATTAATCCTGACTACGACAAGCCTTGCAAAACTTGTTCCACTTTATCTAACTTGATACGCACATGAAAAATATCGTGCCATGATGGCAGGTAATTTTTGTGAATACGTAATTATATGGTAATCTAATACTGCCAATGTGTCAAACAACATCAATTAACCTGGGAAAAAATGTGGGCGAACCTGAACGTTTGCTGGACGGCAGTGGTCCACGTCCTCACTTGCTAAGCCTGTGGTAGTCCATGACCAACGCTTGCATGCACGGCATGCATGTCTCCACGGCCCGAACAAGTTCCAAACGGAGGCCGCCCATCAAGTACATGCCAGCTTTTCCGTCAGAGGGCTAGGGCCCTTTTCCATGTGCGTGGGCCATGTCTAGGTCAATACGGGCCAAAAAAAACAAATACGTGGTGTATACAATGGCCGCGCGGATCCATATGGCAAAGTGACGGCCACAGATAGCGGCCTGCCTGCAGCGCGGCCGCTATTGGCATTTTTCGCTCTTGCTTGGCCTTTCCCTCGCTTACGTTCGGCCAAGCAAGAATTTAACGGTGGTCCTGCTCCAGTGGTTCTGGCTCGGCGTCGCCCTcgccctcttcctccttgggccaAACAAGAAGGCGTTGATGCCCGAGTGGCTCTGGCTCGGCCTTGGCCTCGGCTTCGGCATTGCCCTCGGTCCGTTGAGCAAGAAGGCGACGATGGCAGCCCGGCTCCGCCGGATGCTTGGATGCGCCGCGCCAATCAGGGTAGCTCCTTGGCCGGACCTCCCGCCAGAGTTGTTGGGCCTTGTGCTCTTGCGCATGCCGTCGCGCGCCGATCGCGTCCGCGTCTGCGCTGTTTGCCGCTCGTGGCGCTCCGGCGCGCGGCTGCAGCCGCCGACCCCGCTGCTCCCCTGGTTCGCCCTACGCGAGGGCAACTTCCTCAGCCTCCCCGACGGTGCAGTTCATCGCATGCCTGTCCCCGACTGTGGCGACGTCCGCTACCGCGTGTCCACCGGCAGCATGCTTTTCCTGGTGGACCACGACGGCAGGTGCTCCCTCATGAGCCCTTCCTCCGGGAAGACAATCCCTCTACAGATCAACCCGGATCACCTGGAGCTCAGGTCTCACGTGGACATCCGCAAGGTGGTGGTGTCGGACGATCTGCACACTGTTGCCGTTCTAACCACAAGCAAGACGAACTCCAAGAACGTCACCGTTTATGCTCTTGGGCCGCAAGGGGCCACAGCCATGGAGTGGGCACCGCCCGTGAACAGCCTGGCCTTGGACATTGCACTCTTCCACGGGAAGCTCTACGTTCTCACCAGAGAACATTCCGGTCTGCTTCCGGAGCTCCATGTCCTGGAACCTAGAAACACCGGCATCAGGTCCGTCCAATGCATACAGAGAACGCATAGAGATGATGATAACGTAAAGCGCTTCTTCTTCTACCTTGTGGCGTCCGGAAATCGGCTGTTGATGGTGGGACGGATTGTTTATCCGCATCCCATCGATTCGGCCACGCCATCTCAGTGCTTCAAGGTCTTCCAGGCAGCTGACCTGAGCAGCGGCCACGGATGGTGGAGCAAGGCCAATACATTGATGGGGCATGCTCTGTTCGTCAGCCAAGGCTGCTCTCGCTCACTCGCTGTTGGCGGTCAGTCTGTCAGTGGCGTAGCTCAACAAGATTGCATCTACTTTATGAGCGAGCGGAGTGTGATCAGTAATATTGAGGAGGACTTTCTCAATTCCTGTGTGTACAACATCAGAGACCAGACAGTGGGGCGGCTGCCGTTGGAAACATTTGCACCGTCAGGTCCTAGTTGGGGGATTTGGTTTCCGACTTGGCTCTTTCCAGCTGAAGTTTGAGTTAGTTTGTGTTTTGGACGAGGGAATTTGGATTCTAATCTTTATAATTTAGTACAAGTTTTACAGTAGTTGGCATTTTTTGGAGCCGTTCGTTTGTCTCGATCTAACGGCGCATACATACGTAGTACTCGAAAGTACGCGGATGAAAGTACTCGAAAGTACTATTAGTCTAGGGGCATTTTAGTCCTAGGAAATATATGACAAGGTGgggccctctcgtccaatgcaaaaccgccgcccctctcctccaatgcaaaaccgccgcccctctcgtccaatgcaaagccgccgccgtgctccttcccctcttccATCACCATTGCAACCGCGGCCATCTCCTAGCCTTCTCCTCCTTCTCGCGGCCGCAACTTTGCTCTTCTCATCTTCCACATCCACCCCCTCTTCCATCCACGCAAGATCCTCGATGGAGCAGCAGATCGAGCACATCGGCGGCGACGAGAACGCCGACTTCGtggagatcgccggcggcgaccaggtcaAGATGGCCAGGTTGACGGAGATCCGTTCTTGGTTTCACAACATATTGCAGATGAACTGGACGGCAATGGCCACTTTGAAGCaaatgacgaggagggagagggcaaAGCTTCCCCCCCCACCCGCACAACCGATGCACAAGGTCGAGatcctcctctgggcgatggagcaggccgATTCGTCTAGCCCGTGGACCAGGCGTAGGTGGTGGGCGTTCAGATCCAGGGTAGAGCATCCACTGGATCAGGAACCCACGGTGCACGAGGTGCCGTTGCAGATTGTGGAGCCTCCAACCGAGTCGGAGATGACTCCGAAGCGCAAGAGGAGGAGGACAGTGGTCGCGacatcgcttccccgccgttctccacgcttCCCTCGCCGCTCTCCTCGTCTGAACGGCGGCCGTAGCTATGTTTAGGGTATGATTGCTGAATTTCATTCATCATTACTTGCCACTTGCTTAATTTGATTCTCTGCAATATGTTCTTGCTACCTGTGTACTTGAATCCGTAGCCTCTGGATGGCAGCTTAGTTTGATCGACGAGGCTGTAATGAGTCTAGGCATATAGCATTGCTATGTTTACTTGCTACGTTTTGATGTGCTGGAGTTGTATCCATGATAGGAAATTTTGTCTGTCACCTCAAGAGTTGTGTTCAAATTACGTGATGCAATCTGTGTAAATTGAATTTGCAATATTTTGGCTGCAAGCAGTGCCTCCAGAAAAGTTCAGTACACAGTTTAGAGTGATAGACTCTGGGttgacactgaaatatttcaatactgcaagtttagtagatagTTGTAGGCAttgaaatatttcagtactgacAGGTTCACACTGAAATATTTGAGTAGTGCAATTGCAGTACACACGGGTACACACTGAAAAATTTCAGTAGTGCAATGCAATTTGAGTACACACGGGTAGACACTGaatatttcagtactgcagtttcagtacacgcacgcaaccccagaaaTATTTCGGTGTAGCAGTTTCAGTACACGCGCGTAGCCACTGAAATATTTTGGTGGTGCTGTTTCAGTAGAAGCACGTAGCCTCTGAAATATTTCGGTGGTGCACTTTCAGTACATGCACGTacccactgaaatatttcagtggttcactttcagtacacgcacgtacgaaatgaaatatttcagtggtgcTGTTTCAGTACATGCATATAgcaactgaaatatttcagtggtgctgtttcagtacacacacgtagccactgaaatatttcagtaatGCACTTTCAGTACAGAGATgtagacactgaaatatttcagtagtACCATGTCGGTGATCTTGCATCCAAATATTTAGGGCTTCCTAATGATTCAGCAAAAAAATAGACATAAGCAGTGAAATAATATGTTGGCTTACTCATGTTTTAGAGTGGTTGGGCTTTTTTAGAACCATTCGTTGATGTCGATCTAACGGCAGACAAATACGAAGTACTGGGTAGTACTCCGATGCCATATCAATGTTGCTgatatgaatatgcatgttttcacCAAGTGTTTGCAGCATGCctgatcagtgaagcaacactgatGCGGCATGTCTGATCATTGCAGCAGCTAAATTCAAGCAAATCATACATCTAAGGAACCATAATGGCAAATTTAAGGGACAGAAATATAGATAGCAATATATATTACTACCATAGATAGCAGCATCCACACAGCACACTTGCTGATGCAGACACCTCGAAGTTCAGACCACTAGCATATTAGATATGTTTACACATGACAGTACTACACTTAGATAAAGTTCAGACTACATTAGCACTAAAAGTTTCCACCATCAGAATACCACATAAAGTTCACCAAAAGAACTGAGGCTTCCTCCATCATACGACAACCAGGGTCTAGGGCAACTACATGTTAGGGTTTTTCAGGACCTTGTGGAGGGCAGAATGCTGAGCACTGATCTTGTAGTCATGACTGCTGATGGATGTAGCCCGACAATGCTCCATCAGATGCTCCTGCAACCCAGACCTGGGCTTGGGCTTGCTGCAGTAGGGGCACCTGTACTTGTCCTTCCTCCAGTTGTAGTACATGGCAGATCCTTGGGCCCTGATCTTCTGCACCTCCTTCTCTTCAAAGGactcgacgttcccctcgtccACATCATCTCCAGATTCATACTGCACACATTAATGACTGACATTAATACATTATGCATTCAAAAAACTATAAACACGTAATACTAACTCAATGCACAAATAACATTTCAACTAGGCCTTACCTCGTACGGCTCATCTTCATCAGAGTCATATGGGTAGAACCCAGTCTTTTCCCACTTCCTCTTGTTGCCCAcaagatcctcctcctcctgctataTTTTCAAACAAGCACATCAATTACAATGAATTGAATTGCAGTTAACAGAATGTCATTACAAACAAAATTGTGAATGTGAACCACATTGGTATGTTGCAAGTGACCAAAtgctttccttataaatacagaATCTAAGCAATCAATCAAAAGACAAATGATTTCCTTCATAAATGCTAATGAAAATGCAAGCTGGATTCTTGACATTCCCTGAATTTACCCAACACTTTTCTTTGAGGGAATTCCCCCCCACACTACTTAATGGAAACATATAGTATATTTTGTTGCTAGGATCCTGCCTTGGAATGTTTACTTCACACTTTACATATAGTATATACTAATTACAGAAGCCAACTACAAATTTCAATATGCACAGATTACTGTTTTTGGGATAATGCAGCAAAGCTCCTACACATATTAACATAAtgcagtagttaattaggtacaACTTCAACTATAAATGCATACATCTCCAACAAACATCTAAAATTTCATTACTTACCAAAACAACAACAAATTATACTATAGATGAATCTTGTATCATCTAAATCAATTCATTGGCACATCAAAATTAATGCATTCCAAATCAAATATGTTTCCATCCAGTATCATTGAACCACAGATCAAATCAAATAATCATAAATGTCAGCAGCATTGAACTACAGATCTAATAATCATATGACATCTATCTGACCTTAAATTCCCCCTTAAATAAGCTATTCAACCTCATACTAATTAAAATCTAACAAGCAAAAATTCAACTACTAATCTAATAAGCATCTGAAAAAACCccaagatgcttttatctctgaAGCAACGACATTGCAGAGGATGTTCAATGCTGTCAATATGTCTGAAGCAACAACAAAATTCCACAACTAACCCAAACTAAATAAGCATAGACTGCCCCTTCCCCTCGACCACGCTTCCCCTCTCCTTCAGAAGCCCCAATCCAGCACAATAAAATCCAGCCCTTGAGAAGCTCTTTTGGATTAACATGACAACACCCAGTACATGAGCACATCCTTCACTATATTTACAACCAAACTAATGCACCATCTAATCACCTCAGGTAGACAATTTCCAAATCAAAAGGCCATGCACAAATCTAACCAAACAAAGTTCTGGCCACAAACACTACAATCTAAAAACTACCAACTAAAAGTGATAAGCAGATACCTTCtgctccgcctcctcctcgccggagccggccTCCACCTTCTCCACCTTCTCC contains:
- the LOC109741111 gene encoding protein FAR1-RELATED SEQUENCE 5, which codes for MSTNGVEVNRMCAAPGAMSSSFFPVESQDSMSVLNGAVCAAGCARPPVDAGVGKVCSEATSGWTRRVRVGKAPEEREMNPNRISALELSVRAYAEKMDGTVVYPSIGTSFDSLDEAYEFYNLYSWECGFGVRLAKSRLNVERKRCMQEIVCACAGKPLRENSRSTRCGCNAMIRLLRSNDKGWYIAEHKDDHNHPLSLTCGQKMHWKSHKHIDRYTKDLVKQLRDNNVGLGKVFNIVGSFFGTADKVPFTKRSLKTLCRKLNREQSDMDAVKRMAVLAEMKANDPDFNYMVQVDGESRVKTLMWVTSRGFDQYRCFGDAITFDTTYRTNLYDMPFGLFVGVTTTSKA